One genomic window of Dryobates pubescens isolate bDryPub1 chromosome 17, bDryPub1.pri, whole genome shotgun sequence includes the following:
- the CTSH gene encoding pro-cathepsin H has translation MHWATLLTVFALLGPAAAWAPSAEEELQFKVWMLQNNRQYGPGEYSRRLRIFLDNKRQIEEHNAGNHSFQMGLNQFSDLTFAEFKKLYLWSEPQNCSATKGNFLGSSGPYPDTIDWRKKGNFVTPVKDQGPCGSCWTFSTTGCLESAIAIATGKLLSLAEQQLVDCAQAFNNHGCNGGLPSQAFEYILYNKGLMGEDSYPYRAENGTCKFQPEKAIAFVKDVVNITQYDEDGMVEAVGKHNPVSFAFEVTNSFMHYSKGVYSDPRCHHTPDQVNHAVLAVGYGAENGTPYWIVKNSWGPLWGMDGYFLIERGKNMCGLAACASYPVPQV, from the exons ATGCACTGGGCGACGCTGCTGACTGTGTTTGCGCTCCTGGGTCCTGCCGCCGCTTGGGCCCCCTCTGCTGAAG aggagctgcagttcAAGGTCTGGATGCTCCAG AACAACCGGCAGTATGGCCCCGGCGAGTACTCCCGCAGGCTGCGCATCTTCCTGGACAACAAGAGGCAGATCGAGGAGCACAACGCGGGCAACCACAGCTTTCAGA TGGGCCTGAACCAGTTCTCAGACCTGACCTTTGCTGAGTTTAAGAAGCTCTATCTGTGGAGTGAGCCCCAG AACTGCTCAGCCACAAAGGGCAacttcctgggcagctctgggccctaCCCTGACACCATCGactggaggaagaaaggaaatttcGTGACACCCGTGAAAGaccag GGcccctgtggcagctgctggactTTCTCCACCACGGGGTGCTTGGAGTCTGCTATTGCCATTGCCACGGGGAAGCTCCTCTCTCTG gcagagcagcagctggtggacTGTGCCCAGGCTTTTAACAACCATGGCTGCAATGG GGGCCTGCCAAGCCAAGCCTTCGAGTACATCCTGTACAACAAAGGGCTGATGGGGGAGGACAGCTACCCGTACCGGGCCGAG AATGGCACCTGCAAGTTCCAGCCTGAGAAGGCCATTGCCTTTGTCAAAGATGTTGTCAACATCACACAG TATGACGAGGATGGGATGGTGGAAGCTGTGGGGAAGCACAACCCAGTGAGCTTTGCCTTTGAGGTGACAAATAGCTTCATGCACTACAGCAAAGGGGTCTACTCAGA CCCACGGTGCCACCACACTCCTGACCAGGTGAACCACGCTGTCCTCGCCGTGGGCTATGGAGCAGAGAATGGGACTCCCTACTGGATTGTGAAGAACTCCTGGGGCCCTCTGTGGGGCATGGATGG GTACTTCCTTATTGAACGTGGGAAGAACATGTGTGGGCTTGCTGCTTGTGCATCCTACCCAGTCCCTCAGGTGTAA